Proteins found in one Terribacillus sp. DMT04 genomic segment:
- a CDS encoding S8 family peptidase produces the protein MNFSTKIVYLVSLLLSLVICFPAVKAYAEEDKQLIVVYENKEGEEAVRESDAAIDETYDNLPAAAVTADAKTVRDLKKDPDIKYVEPDSRIYSTGSSTAVQASSQILNQWNLAPIQASWAWREGITGKGVKVAVIDSGIYPHQDLNIAGGYAAVNYTTSYKDDAGHGTHVAGIIGAKHNQYGTDGVAPDAELYAVKVLDKAAAGDMSDLLEGIDWAISNKMNIINVSIGTKYKSKALEDAVKRAYQQDILLVASSGNGGAGHLVNYPAAFNEVIAVSASDSKNNIASFSVVGDNVEFAAPGSNIYSTHLGANYAIMSGTSQAAPHVSAMLALLKQQHPTETNNQLRLRLQQNSKDLGEEGRDPLFGYGLIQYQSDQTKSYQQALDAVQLTEKRQTLANYDKAQQVVKGLSNSEEKQSLQKRLDNIKQVIILQEAKDKVSKAEKSKQNKDIAAAQSAANKVTNRTEKKSLHNRLDKVKQALLVKEASYKVGQSEKSKIKKNVDIAQKAIQSLAKGKDRTILQTRLNKVKQSQFHAANASVKAAERSPADKNLKKAQSTINELQAGKDKDSLQKRLEKLKKKLSDAKKLSDATYKVKKAEKDRTKKAKQAAQSAVNKVSSSKDKKTLQTRINKIKVRR, from the coding sequence ATGAATTTTTCAACGAAGATTGTATACCTTGTTTCGTTGTTGCTGAGCCTGGTCATTTGCTTTCCTGCTGTTAAAGCGTATGCAGAGGAAGATAAACAGCTAATCGTCGTGTATGAAAACAAAGAGGGAGAAGAGGCTGTTCGTGAAAGTGATGCCGCAATTGATGAAACGTATGACAATTTGCCAGCTGCGGCTGTAACTGCTGATGCAAAGACAGTCAGAGACTTGAAGAAAGACCCGGATATTAAATATGTGGAGCCGGATAGCAGGATTTATTCAACTGGCAGCAGTACTGCTGTGCAGGCATCCTCACAGATTTTAAATCAATGGAACCTCGCTCCAATTCAAGCGTCTTGGGCTTGGAGGGAAGGAATTACTGGTAAAGGGGTTAAGGTAGCTGTTATAGACAGTGGCATTTATCCACACCAAGATTTAAATATAGCCGGAGGATACGCGGCAGTAAATTACACAACCTCTTATAAAGATGATGCTGGACATGGTACACATGTAGCGGGTATCATTGGCGCAAAACATAATCAATATGGTACCGACGGTGTGGCTCCGGATGCAGAACTTTATGCTGTTAAAGTATTGGACAAAGCTGCCGCTGGAGATATGTCTGACCTCTTGGAAGGTATCGATTGGGCAATCTCAAACAAGATGAACATCATCAATGTGAGTATAGGGACAAAGTATAAAAGCAAGGCGTTGGAGGATGCAGTAAAGCGTGCATACCAACAGGACATTTTATTGGTTGCTTCGAGTGGAAATGGAGGAGCTGGGCATCTTGTCAATTACCCGGCAGCCTTTAATGAGGTTATTGCTGTTTCTGCATCTGATTCGAAAAATAATATTGCTTCTTTTTCCGTTGTAGGAGATAACGTAGAGTTTGCAGCTCCTGGTTCAAACATTTACAGTACCCATCTTGGTGCTAATTACGCGATCATGAGTGGTACTTCACAAGCTGCGCCGCATGTATCAGCGATGCTGGCGCTGTTGAAGCAGCAACATCCAACAGAGACCAATAACCAGCTGCGCTTGCGACTGCAGCAGAACAGCAAGGATCTTGGAGAAGAAGGCAGAGATCCGCTATTTGGATATGGACTGATTCAATATCAATCTGATCAAACGAAGAGCTATCAGCAAGCATTAGATGCTGTCCAATTGACTGAGAAGAGACAAACGCTAGCGAATTACGATAAAGCGCAGCAAGTAGTGAAAGGTTTATCAAACAGTGAGGAAAAACAAAGCTTACAAAAGCGTTTGGACAACATAAAACAAGTCATCATACTGCAGGAAGCGAAAGATAAAGTTTCCAAAGCCGAGAAAAGCAAGCAGAATAAGGATATAGCTGCAGCACAATCTGCGGCAAATAAAGTGACGAATCGTACAGAGAAAAAGAGTCTGCACAATCGACTGGATAAAGTGAAACAAGCACTGCTAGTGAAAGAAGCGAGTTACAAAGTCGGGCAGTCAGAGAAAAGCAAGATAAAGAAGAATGTGGACATTGCACAAAAAGCTATTCAGTCATTGGCAAAAGGGAAAGACAGGACTATCTTGCAAACACGTCTCAATAAGGTGAAGCAATCACAGTTTCATGCAGCAAATGCTAGCGTAAAGGCTGCTGAGAGATCGCCTGCTGACAAGAATCTTAAAAAAGCACAAAGTACCATTAATGAGCTGCAAGCAGGAAAAGATAAGGATAGTTTACAAAAGCGGTTGGAAAAGTTGAAAAAGAAACTGTCTGATGCAAAAAAGCTATCGGATGCAACATACAAAGTGAAAAAAGCTGAGAAAGACAGAACAAAGAAAGCGAAGCAAGCCGCCCAATCTGCAGTTAATAAAGTAAGTTCCTCTAAAGATAAGAAGACCTTACAGACAAGAATTAATAAAATAAAAGTAAGAAGATGA
- a CDS encoding S8 family serine peptidase — MRKPLAKQLAFASLLTGSIFLLPVEKADAQEQNQVIVVYENKQGEQDIKNSGAVVKEQYDRLSAATVSADADSIEKLKRDPDIKYVENNVTFSIAESGEAPSQVAEQWNLASIHAASAWEAGLTGKGVKIAVLDSGIAPHPELAIAGGYAAVDYTTSYADDKGHGTHVAGIIGAKHDQQGIDGIAPDAALFAVKVLDEKGEGTLADLLEGIDWAIANNMDIVNLSMGSADSSEAMQDAMNKAYQAGLLLVGASGNEGAGHPVEYPAAYDAVIGVSATDARNNSAAFSSVGSEVEFAAPGKDIVSTYLGSEYRLMSGTSQATSHVTAMLALLKQQYPNDTNVQLRQRLQQYTADLGQAGRDELYGYGFVQYPQPESQEVRKPAEAELATQQDAVKQEVQHKEIANSETDKEQKEEQNKKEEAAALQELVNDLGMTEKQLAELFTKHDLDLYSYSKLKAIKDIIYQDVNDISVHFVLEENGMSEEELDELLAANNQTLADFTSLQELKDYIAAQTEREEKASPLPGVMQEKEESNKMPASAEPKLKVEPIITKETPEKENEEIVLSYKTAEHDKLEDKTKGEQLPDTASSFGNVIAAGVAVASVGALLYVIERRRKRY, encoded by the coding sequence ATGAGAAAGCCATTAGCGAAGCAATTGGCATTTGCTTCTTTATTAACGGGTTCAATCTTTCTGCTGCCGGTTGAGAAAGCAGATGCTCAGGAACAAAATCAAGTAATCGTTGTCTATGAAAATAAACAAGGAGAGCAGGATATAAAAAATAGCGGGGCCGTTGTAAAAGAGCAATATGACCGGCTTTCTGCAGCGACAGTTTCAGCTGATGCAGATTCCATTGAAAAATTAAAGCGTGACCCTGATATTAAGTATGTCGAGAATAATGTTACCTTCTCTATCGCAGAAAGTGGAGAGGCACCATCTCAAGTAGCAGAACAATGGAATCTGGCATCCATTCATGCTGCTTCTGCCTGGGAAGCAGGTTTGACAGGAAAAGGTGTGAAAATAGCAGTGTTGGATAGCGGAATCGCTCCGCATCCCGAACTCGCGATTGCTGGAGGTTATGCAGCTGTAGACTATACAACTTCTTATGCAGATGATAAAGGGCATGGCACACATGTAGCCGGTATTATTGGTGCAAAGCATGACCAGCAAGGGATAGATGGAATTGCTCCAGATGCAGCATTATTTGCAGTCAAGGTTCTTGATGAGAAAGGCGAAGGAACACTCGCTGATTTATTAGAAGGAATTGATTGGGCAATTGCCAATAACATGGACATTGTTAATTTGAGCATGGGCTCTGCTGATTCCAGCGAAGCCATGCAAGACGCTATGAACAAAGCTTACCAAGCCGGTCTTTTGTTAGTAGGTGCGAGTGGAAATGAAGGTGCTGGCCATCCAGTCGAGTATCCTGCCGCTTATGATGCTGTCATTGGCGTATCCGCAACCGATGCACGTAACAACAGTGCAGCTTTTTCCTCCGTGGGCAGTGAGGTAGAGTTTGCAGCTCCGGGGAAAGACATCGTCAGTACTTATCTTGGTTCTGAATATAGGCTGATGAGCGGCACATCGCAAGCTACATCTCATGTTACAGCTATGCTTGCTCTTTTGAAGCAGCAGTATCCGAATGATACAAACGTACAGCTGCGGCAGCGCTTGCAGCAGTATACCGCTGATTTGGGACAAGCAGGACGAGACGAGCTTTATGGGTACGGATTCGTTCAATATCCGCAACCTGAATCTCAAGAAGTAAGAAAGCCTGCTGAGGCAGAATTAGCAACACAACAAGATGCTGTTAAACAAGAAGTGCAGCACAAAGAAATAGCGAATAGCGAGACAGATAAAGAGCAGAAAGAAGAGCAAAACAAAAAGGAAGAAGCAGCAGCGTTACAGGAGCTAGTGAATGATCTCGGTATGACGGAGAAACAGTTAGCAGAATTATTCACAAAGCATGATTTAGATTTGTACAGTTATTCGAAACTAAAAGCTATAAAAGACATTATCTATCAAGACGTAAATGACATATCTGTTCATTTCGTTTTGGAGGAAAATGGCATGAGTGAGGAAGAGTTGGACGAGCTGCTGGCAGCTAACAATCAGACACTAGCTGACTTTACAAGTTTGCAAGAATTAAAGGATTATATCGCTGCCCAAACAGAGCGTGAGGAAAAAGCTTCACCTTTACCGGGAGTGATGCAGGAAAAAGAAGAATCAAATAAGATGCCAGCATCTGCGGAACCTAAGTTGAAGGTAGAGCCAATTATAACAAAAGAAACTCCTGAAAAAGAGAATGAGGAAATCGTACTCTCCTATAAAACAGCTGAGCATGACAAGTTGGAGGATAAAACAAAAGGTGAGCAGCTGCCGGACACTGCTTCCTCGTTCGGTAATGTAATAGCTGCGGGGGTTGCTGTTGCTTCCGTCGGGGCGCTCCTTTATGTGATCGAGAGAAGAAGAAAGAGATATTGA
- a CDS encoding SulP family inorganic anion transporter, producing the protein MRRLGRYNGYNLQALRRDIIAGIVVGIVAIPLGMSFAIASGVNPEYGLYTVIIGGLLISLLGGSRFQIGGPTGAFVPILLGVVIQFGYQDLLLAGMMAGILLVLFGLLKLGSLIKFIPRPVVIGFTAGIAVIIFTGQIGNFTGIQAEQEEGFLQKMQALAAAADTINLYSVIVASVSLAAILLTPRILPKVPGALVGLILSTIAAVLFFPGNVATIGSVYGDIPSQLPQLQFPAVTLDKIIYLLPSAIAIALLGGVESLLSATVADNMAKTKHHSNRELVGQGIANIAVPLFGGIPATGAIARTATNIRNKAFSPVSGVVHCIFVLLILLLLAPYASAIPLASMAPILMVVAWNMSERKEVVHIIRMRTFDSFILAVTFVLTVLADLTVGVGCGLLLAFVVFVKRMSAVLFVKDEQINIKETDGLRICQFEGPLFFGSTDILENEVEKAMREEPDSLVLDLQKVSYMDTSAEAALHKLVEHYEKASKQLLLLGVHGQPERLLKKTGLLARIGKEHTVNKREEAVRICTS; encoded by the coding sequence ATGAGAAGACTTGGAAGATACAACGGTTATAATTTGCAAGCGCTACGGCGGGATATTATTGCCGGAATTGTCGTCGGTATCGTTGCTATTCCACTTGGCATGTCCTTTGCCATAGCATCGGGAGTCAATCCAGAGTATGGTTTATATACAGTCATTATCGGTGGTCTGCTTATTTCATTACTAGGCGGATCAAGGTTCCAAATTGGAGGACCGACAGGAGCTTTTGTCCCGATTCTGCTTGGAGTCGTGATTCAATTTGGCTATCAGGATCTTTTGCTGGCAGGTATGATGGCTGGGATATTGCTTGTTTTATTCGGTCTGCTGAAGCTCGGAAGTTTAATTAAGTTCATTCCGCGCCCTGTTGTTATTGGATTTACTGCAGGAATTGCTGTCATTATTTTCACAGGTCAGATTGGAAATTTCACAGGCATACAAGCAGAGCAGGAAGAGGGATTTTTACAAAAGATGCAAGCGCTCGCAGCAGCTGCAGACACAATTAATCTATATAGTGTGATTGTGGCAAGTGTATCATTAGCGGCAATACTGCTAACTCCGAGAATTCTCCCTAAAGTACCTGGTGCGCTAGTAGGGCTAATTCTATCAACAATCGCAGCAGTCTTATTCTTTCCAGGAAACGTTGCAACGATTGGCAGTGTTTACGGAGATATTCCCAGTCAGCTGCCGCAGCTGCAATTTCCGGCTGTTACATTGGACAAGATCATCTACTTGCTGCCCTCGGCTATCGCGATTGCTTTATTAGGCGGAGTGGAATCACTTTTGTCGGCCACAGTGGCGGATAATATGGCCAAAACGAAGCATCACAGCAACCGAGAGCTCGTCGGACAAGGTATAGCAAATATTGCTGTTCCGCTTTTTGGCGGTATACCAGCAACAGGTGCCATTGCTCGCACGGCAACGAATATACGGAATAAGGCTTTCTCGCCTGTATCGGGTGTTGTGCATTGTATTTTCGTATTGCTCATTTTGCTTCTGCTAGCACCTTATGCTTCGGCCATTCCGTTAGCCAGTATGGCACCGATTCTAATGGTTGTTGCCTGGAATATGAGTGAACGGAAAGAGGTAGTTCACATCATTCGCATGCGTACATTCGATTCGTTTATTCTCGCAGTTACCTTTGTACTGACTGTTCTGGCTGATTTGACAGTTGGAGTGGGATGCGGCCTGCTGTTAGCTTTTGTTGTTTTTGTTAAACGAATGAGTGCAGTCCTGTTTGTAAAAGATGAACAAATCAATATCAAAGAAACAGATGGATTACGAATATGTCAGTTTGAAGGACCTTTATTCTTCGGATCTACCGATATTTTAGAAAATGAGGTAGAGAAAGCGATGCGCGAAGAACCGGATTCGCTTGTACTTGATTTGCAGAAAGTCTCTTATATGGATACATCCGCTGAAGCTGCACTGCACAAACTTGTAGAACACTACGAAAAAGCCAGCAAACAGCTGCTGTTACTTGGTGTCCATGGACAGCCAGAACGACTGCTGAAAAAGACCGGATTGCTTGCGAGAATTGGAAAAGAGCATACAGTAAATAAACGGGAGGAAGCCGTCCGTATATGCACATCTTAG
- a CDS encoding metalloregulator ArsR/SmtB family transcription factor, translating into MKYKMQPDLTEAQLTHVSQIFKALGDPTRIRILHFLLDQEYSVNEIAEKLELHQSTVSHQLSTMKKIRLVKSRREGTTIYYSHDDKHVIDLLTEAINHACHN; encoded by the coding sequence ATGAAATATAAAATGCAGCCGGATTTGACAGAAGCGCAATTAACGCACGTTTCGCAAATATTTAAAGCACTTGGTGATCCGACTAGAATCCGAATTTTGCATTTTCTTCTTGACCAAGAATACAGTGTCAATGAAATCGCAGAGAAACTGGAACTGCATCAATCTACTGTTTCGCATCAGCTGAGTACCATGAAAAAAATCCGTCTTGTAAAATCCAGACGGGAAGGTACAACGATTTATTATTCACATGATGACAAGCACGTCATTGATTTATTAACAGAAGCCATTAATCACGCCTGCCATAATTAA
- a CDS encoding cation diffusion facilitator family transporter, whose protein sequence is MGHGHVHDHAHGHHHHGHNANKKALLISFILTAGFMLLEAIGGFLTNSLALLSDAGHMLSDAVSLGVGLFAFIIGERVANYSKTYGYKRFEILAALFNGITLILVSLYIFYEAIQRFQEPADIVSGGMLTIAVIGFLVNIVVAWILMRGDTSDNLNIRAAFLHVIGDLLGSVGAIAAALLVLLFGWSWADPVASVIVASLVITSGWRVTKDAIHVLMEGTPRNVEMSKIIDCMEKAPGIISIHDLHVWSITSGQNALSCHAVVQGNLLVEESQHMLRNIEHDLEHLGIGHVTIQMETASHTHEESLMCQHDAESHSHTHAH, encoded by the coding sequence ATGGGACACGGACATGTACACGATCATGCACATGGTCATCATCATCACGGACATAATGCCAATAAAAAAGCTTTATTGATTAGTTTTATCCTGACAGCTGGTTTCATGCTGCTAGAAGCAATTGGAGGTTTCCTCACAAACAGCCTTGCATTGCTGTCCGATGCCGGCCATATGCTGAGTGACGCTGTATCTCTAGGCGTCGGTTTATTTGCCTTCATAATCGGCGAGCGCGTAGCGAATTACAGCAAAACATACGGGTATAAGCGATTTGAGATTTTAGCTGCACTATTCAATGGTATTACGTTAATTCTAGTATCGCTATACATCTTTTATGAAGCGATTCAACGGTTCCAAGAGCCTGCTGATATTGTTTCAGGCGGCATGCTGACGATCGCTGTTATTGGTTTTCTTGTAAATATAGTCGTTGCTTGGATTCTCATGCGCGGCGATACAAGCGACAACTTGAATATCCGAGCAGCTTTCCTTCATGTAATAGGCGATTTGCTAGGTTCGGTAGGTGCCATCGCCGCTGCTTTACTTGTACTCCTTTTCGGGTGGAGCTGGGCTGATCCCGTGGCCAGCGTCATCGTTGCCTCTCTTGTTATCACAAGCGGCTGGCGTGTAACGAAGGATGCTATTCACGTGCTAATGGAAGGCACGCCACGTAATGTGGAAATGTCTAAAATCATTGATTGCATGGAAAAGGCACCTGGTATTATATCCATTCATGACTTGCACGTATGGAGCATCACGAGCGGACAAAATGCTCTTTCCTGCCATGCGGTCGTTCAAGGAAATTTACTAGTCGAAGAAAGCCAGCATATGCTCCGAAACATTGAGCACGATTTGGAACATCTAGGTATTGGCCACGTAACTATTCAAATGGAAACAGCATCTCATACACACGAGGAATCCCTCATGTGTCAGCATGATGCAGAATCTCATTCTCATACCCATGCTCATTAG
- a CDS encoding MFS transporter, translated as MMMLSNSPWFESPAITYSMVMLNSLCWGLAGPANDAMLIDVSTPDQRRLIYSIGYWASNLSVALGGIAGAFMFENYLFELFMALTIAAAVTLCIVYFFISETYFPEKVEVKPLQHITHIVGTYRNVMQDRLFVWFIAGGILVLSMEFQLTSYIGIRLSEEMPTQQFLFWEVDGVKMMGFLRSENTILVVLLALFTAKLITGMKDRFVLVTSCLVFTMGYAALTFSTNVWVLFIMMAVLTIGEVFRVPVEQSYMAAIPPDDKRSAYMAFGGLQYNLAMLIVSVTVTLSGYLHSIIMGILLTLIGLAGTFILFRITPNLDRRKLETEQKVG; from the coding sequence ATGATGATGCTAAGCAATTCACCATGGTTTGAATCACCAGCTATTACATATAGCATGGTTATGCTGAACAGCCTTTGCTGGGGATTAGCCGGACCAGCTAATGATGCTATGCTGATTGACGTCAGTACACCTGATCAGCGTCGCTTGATTTATTCAATCGGATACTGGGCTAGCAACTTATCGGTTGCTTTAGGTGGTATTGCCGGTGCCTTTATGTTTGAGAACTATTTATTTGAATTATTTATGGCACTAACGATTGCTGCTGCTGTGACGTTATGCATTGTTTACTTTTTCATATCAGAAACGTACTTCCCAGAGAAAGTCGAGGTTAAGCCACTGCAGCATATTACGCATATAGTTGGTACTTACCGGAATGTTATGCAGGATCGGCTGTTTGTTTGGTTCATAGCAGGAGGCATACTTGTTTTAAGTATGGAGTTTCAGCTGACAAGCTATATCGGCATTCGACTGTCAGAAGAGATGCCGACGCAGCAGTTTCTGTTCTGGGAAGTAGATGGCGTAAAGATGATGGGTTTCTTGCGAAGTGAAAATACCATTCTTGTCGTCCTGCTTGCGCTGTTTACTGCCAAATTAATTACAGGGATGAAGGATCGATTCGTACTTGTTACAAGCTGCCTTGTTTTTACAATGGGTTATGCAGCGCTTACGTTCTCGACAAATGTTTGGGTGTTGTTCATTATGATGGCTGTGCTAACAATTGGCGAGGTATTTCGGGTGCCTGTTGAGCAATCTTATATGGCTGCTATTCCGCCGGATGATAAGCGCAGTGCTTATATGGCTTTTGGGGGCTTGCAGTATAACCTAGCTATGCTGATTGTTTCCGTAACTGTAACCCTTAGCGGATATCTGCATTCCATCATCATGGGCATATTGCTCACATTGATTGGACTGGCTGGAACCTTTATCTTATTCAGAATTACACCTAACCTAGATAGAAGGAAACTGGAAACGGAACAAAAAGTGGGTTGA
- a CDS encoding DUF3800 domain-containing protein, translating into MKQEPLNMEKVRIFFDESGSNNIKQRPTLMAGLLIPEPIYQTTEYKEMNSKLKERKYMPLHWTEYSGYMPLKRDIISVIDIFIKYSRVCKMNIINYDETSLRERRKFYDDKDLSKRMIYTKLPERILYGLLRNYGKDVNIKAELYIENSSTYTKLELDKILVDQLNTQSMYRGEQFKVSDCNLTPKKNEIGVEIVDLLMGFVRTIIQNKKERLSKGERMRNALVLQFLESPIFYSFLSDIKYYEWQSSRELTNVRFKEYVDLFLASHYSTCEKTRGNMSTKNWEFLRRRSSHRRRK; encoded by the coding sequence ATGAAACAAGAACCTCTGAATATGGAGAAAGTTCGTATTTTTTTTGATGAAAGTGGTAGCAACAATATTAAACAACGTCCTACACTAATGGCAGGGTTATTAATTCCTGAACCAATCTATCAAACAACTGAATACAAAGAGATGAATAGTAAATTAAAAGAACGTAAATACATGCCTTTGCACTGGACTGAATATTCGGGATACATGCCCTTAAAAAGAGACATCATTTCTGTAATCGATATATTTATAAAATATTCTCGCGTATGTAAGATGAATATTATAAATTACGATGAAACTTCTCTAAGAGAACGAAGAAAATTTTATGATGACAAAGACTTGTCTAAGAGAATGATTTACACGAAACTTCCTGAAAGAATATTGTATGGATTGTTAAGAAACTATGGTAAAGACGTTAATATAAAAGCGGAATTATATATTGAAAATTCTTCTACCTATACCAAATTAGAATTAGATAAGATATTAGTAGATCAACTAAATACACAGTCAATGTATAGAGGGGAACAATTTAAAGTAAGTGACTGTAACCTTACCCCAAAGAAAAATGAGATTGGAGTTGAAATTGTAGATTTGTTAATGGGGTTTGTCAGAACTATAATACAAAACAAAAAAGAGAGATTGAGCAAAGGAGAGAGAATGAGAAACGCTCTTGTGTTGCAATTTCTTGAAAGCCCTATATTCTATTCATTTCTTAGCGACATAAAATATTATGAATGGCAAAGTTCTAGAGAATTAACTAATGTTAGGTTTAAGGAGTACGTGGATTTATTTCTAGCATCACATTACTCCACGTGTGAAAAAACACGGGGAAACATGTCGACAAAGAATTGGGAGTTTCTAAGAAGAAGATCGAGTCATAGAAGAAGAAAGTAA